A region of Myxococcota bacterium DNA encodes the following proteins:
- a CDS encoding alpha/beta hydrolase — MSALADLEDLTLPRPAWFERALEVPRKSEHVEVEGCPIHALSWGEPGKPGLLFVHGFLAHARCFAFIAPFLAEEHHVVACDLSGFGDSGYRDSYADGVRARELRALADHFGMQRPTFVAHSYGATVAMDALERFPEAFAGLVLCDVLMMRPEPLLAFRKRSAITAKQRKPPPRRVYPDLAAGMERFRLAPPQPVEEPYLFEYLARHSLEPCEGGWTWKFHPSSFALDARDDTFWLEQPERFVRLAHRKVAIYGERSLLFNRHTVAYLRELGGTGIPMLGVPEAGHHLMLDQPLAFVTAIRAALTLLGGVPA, encoded by the coding sequence GTGTCGGCGCTCGCGGACCTCGAAGACCTGACCCTGCCGCGCCCGGCCTGGTTCGAGCGCGCCCTCGAGGTCCCGCGCAAGAGCGAACACGTCGAGGTCGAGGGCTGCCCGATCCACGCCCTGTCCTGGGGCGAGCCGGGGAAGCCCGGGCTCCTCTTCGTCCACGGTTTCCTCGCCCATGCGCGCTGCTTCGCGTTCATCGCCCCCTTCCTGGCCGAGGAACATCACGTGGTGGCTTGTGATCTCTCCGGCTTCGGGGACTCGGGCTACCGCGACTCCTATGCGGACGGGGTGCGCGCGCGGGAGCTGCGCGCACTCGCCGACCATTTCGGAATGCAGCGTCCCACCTTCGTGGCGCACAGCTACGGAGCCACCGTCGCGATGGATGCGCTCGAGCGCTTTCCCGAGGCCTTCGCCGGCCTGGTGCTCTGCGACGTGCTGATGATGCGGCCCGAACCGCTGCTGGCGTTTCGAAAGCGATCGGCGATCACCGCGAAACAGCGCAAGCCACCGCCGCGCCGCGTCTACCCCGATCTCGCGGCGGGCATGGAACGCTTCCGCCTGGCACCGCCCCAACCGGTCGAGGAGCCCTACCTCTTCGAATACCTGGCCCGGCATTCGCTCGAGCCCTGCGAGGGCGGCTGGACCTGGAAGTTCCATCCCTCCTCCTTCGCACTCGACGCACGCGACGACACCTTCTGGTTGGAACAGCCCGAGCGCTTCGTGCGCCTCGCCCACCGCAAGGTCGCGATCTACGGGGAGCGCAGCCTCCTCTTCAACCGCCACACGGTGGCGTACTTGCGGGAGCTGGGCGGAACGGGAATCCCGATGCTCGGTGTGCCCGAGGCCGGTCACCACCTGATGCTCGATCAGCCCCTCGCGTTCGTCACCGCGATTCGCGCCGCGCTCACGCTCCTGGGCGGCGTGCCCGCCTGA
- a CDS encoding saccharopine dehydrogenase NADP-binding domain-containing protein has translation MAAEREFDLVLWGASGFTGVLVAEALQRRASEDGVRWALGGRNEKKLSGVREAIAAPELPIVIGDGDDAASLKALAERTRVVCTTVGPYAKYGSKLVAACVAAGTDYCDLTGEVHWIRRMIDAHETQARASGARIVPTCGFDSIPSDLGVFAVQREMRARHGAPSAHIQCGVADFRGGMSGGTIASMLDMLETAERDPSIRRVMANPYSLDPEGRAPGPDGRDALSPQYAEAFAQWTAPFVMAGINTRVVRRSNALQDDAYGRDFRYEEFMLTGDGPAGAARAWGIAGGMGVGMGALSVGPLRRLATRWLPEPGDGPTPEQQERGFWELRFHAAAPDGAPPLCATFRGDRDPGYGSTSKMLAESALSLAVDPPLVEGGFWTPASGLGEPLFQRLVTHAGLSFEVDA, from the coding sequence ATGGCGGCCGAACGAGAATTCGATCTGGTCTTGTGGGGAGCGAGCGGCTTCACCGGCGTTCTCGTCGCCGAGGCCCTGCAACGGCGCGCGTCGGAGGACGGCGTGCGTTGGGCGCTGGGCGGGCGCAACGAGAAGAAGCTGTCAGGCGTACGCGAGGCCATCGCGGCGCCCGAGCTTCCGATCGTGATCGGCGACGGCGACGATGCGGCCTCGCTGAAGGCACTCGCCGAGCGCACCCGGGTGGTCTGCACGACCGTGGGCCCCTACGCGAAGTACGGCTCGAAGCTGGTGGCGGCCTGCGTCGCAGCCGGCACCGACTACTGCGATCTCACCGGTGAGGTGCATTGGATCCGGCGCATGATCGACGCCCACGAGACGCAAGCGCGCGCATCGGGTGCGCGGATCGTGCCCACCTGCGGTTTCGACTCGATCCCGTCCGACCTCGGCGTCTTCGCGGTCCAGCGCGAGATGCGTGCGCGGCACGGCGCGCCGAGTGCGCACATCCAATGCGGTGTCGCCGATTTTCGCGGCGGCATGAGCGGCGGAACCATCGCCAGCATGCTCGACATGCTCGAGACGGCCGAGCGTGACCCGTCGATCCGGCGCGTGATGGCCAACCCCTATTCGTTGGATCCCGAGGGACGCGCCCCGGGACCCGACGGTCGGGATGCGCTCTCGCCCCAGTACGCGGAGGCCTTCGCCCAGTGGACGGCGCCGTTCGTGATGGCGGGCATCAACACGCGGGTGGTGCGCCGTTCGAACGCGCTGCAGGACGACGCCTACGGCCGCGACTTCCGCTACGAGGAGTTCATGCTGACGGGCGACGGCCCGGCCGGTGCGGCGCGCGCCTGGGGCATCGCCGGAGGCATGGGCGTCGGGATGGGCGCGCTCTCGGTCGGTCCCCTGCGCCGCCTCGCGACGCGCTGGCTGCCCGAACCCGGAGACGGCCCGACGCCCGAGCAGCAAGAGCGCGGCTTCTGGGAGCTGCGCTTCCACGCCGCTGCGCCGGACGGTGCGCCCCCCTTGTGCGCGACCTTCCGGGGCGACCGGGATCCGGGCTACGGCTCCACGTCGAAGATGCTCGCCGAGAGCGCGCTCTCCCTGGCGGTGGATCCGCCGTTGGTCGAGGGGGGCTTCTGGACGCCTGCTTCGGGCCTGGGCGAGCCGCTCTTCCAGCGGTTGGTGACCCACGCCGGGCTCTCCTTCGAGGTCGACGCCTAG
- a CDS encoding CoA transferase yields MPGPLDGVRILDLSAVISGPLAATLLSDQGADVLKIEAPGLGDILRYVGTHRGGMSGLFHVINRGKRAMTLDLRDERGKEVLRELARRSDVVIQNFRPGVVDRMGIGYDDLRKENPDLIYVSISGFGRQGPYSQQRVYDNVIQAYSGLCDTQGTGPENPQLVRQLICDKLTANTAAQAITAALFARERGRGGQHIELAMLDTAVQFLWPDAAANHTILEPDVEQQPTIGSRYALMAMSDGFATATPLTDSEFQGLCRAFDRDDVANDPRFATVAGRMQHLEALTDFLQKDLAEAAAAMPRAEAEKRLHAHDVPAGVVRTLSELPDDPQIRENGTLEEADHPQCGRIRQPRPAPRFHGTPAQSGGPAPLPGQDTDAVLEQIGWGARSDELREAGVVA; encoded by the coding sequence ATGCCCGGACCGCTCGACGGCGTCCGCATCCTCGACCTCTCCGCCGTGATCTCCGGCCCCCTGGCCGCCACCCTGCTCTCCGACCAGGGAGCCGACGTGCTCAAGATCGAAGCGCCGGGCCTGGGCGACATCCTGCGCTACGTCGGAACCCACCGCGGCGGCATGTCGGGCCTCTTCCACGTGATCAACCGGGGCAAGCGCGCGATGACCCTCGACCTGCGCGACGAACGCGGCAAGGAGGTCCTGCGGGAGCTCGCCCGGCGCAGCGACGTCGTCATCCAGAACTTCCGGCCCGGTGTGGTCGACCGGATGGGGATCGGATACGACGACCTTCGCAAGGAGAACCCCGATCTGATCTACGTCTCGATCAGCGGCTTCGGTCGACAGGGCCCGTACTCCCAACAGCGCGTCTACGACAACGTGATCCAGGCCTATAGCGGGCTCTGCGATACCCAGGGCACCGGCCCCGAGAACCCGCAGCTCGTGCGACAGCTGATCTGCGACAAGCTCACGGCGAACACCGCGGCCCAGGCGATCACTGCGGCGCTCTTTGCCCGCGAGCGGGGACGCGGCGGGCAACACATCGAGCTCGCCATGCTCGACACCGCGGTGCAGTTCCTGTGGCCCGACGCCGCCGCGAACCACACGATCCTCGAGCCCGACGTCGAGCAGCAGCCGACCATCGGTAGCCGCTACGCCCTGATGGCGATGTCGGACGGGTTCGCGACCGCGACCCCCCTGACCGACTCCGAATTCCAGGGGCTGTGCCGTGCCTTCGACCGCGACGACGTCGCGAACGATCCGCGCTTCGCCACGGTGGCCGGTCGCATGCAGCACCTCGAAGCACTCACCGACTTCCTCCAGAAAGACCTCGCCGAGGCGGCGGCGGCGATGCCCCGCGCCGAGGCCGAGAAGCGACTCCACGCGCACGACGTCCCGGCCGGTGTCGTGCGCACGCTGTCCGAGCTCCCCGACGATCCGCAGATCCGCGAGAACGGCACGCTCGAGGAAGCCGACCACCCCCAGTGCGGCCGGATCCGCCAGCCGCGGCCCGCCCCCCGCTTCCACGGGACACCGGCCCAATCCGGGGGCCCGGCCCCCCTACCCGGCCAGGACACGGACGCGGTCCTGGAACAAATCGGCTGGGGCGCGCGCAGCGACGAGCTCCGAGAGGCCGGCGTCGTCGCCTAG